The following proteins come from a genomic window of Gimesia chilikensis:
- a CDS encoding DUF2149 domain-containing protein has translation MSEQSHLVSTNQSQQGNRLQQFRTLRTGTSSRLSDDTEDDPLTALANLFDVAMVFAVALMVSLISYLQVPALLKDKDYTIITDPGTPEMEIIVKEGQEIKQYEASQSKGAGKGQLLGQAYQLPDGRVIYVPAEGEPTGTP, from the coding sequence ATGTCTGAACAGAGTCATCTCGTCTCCACAAATCAGTCACAGCAGGGGAACCGACTGCAGCAGTTTCGTACCCTGCGAACAGGAACATCTTCCCGGTTGTCAGACGACACAGAGGATGACCCGTTGACAGCCCTGGCCAACCTCTTTGATGTCGCCATGGTTTTCGCGGTTGCCCTGATGGTCTCGCTGATTTCCTATCTGCAGGTCCCCGCCCTGCTCAAGGATAAGGATTACACCATCATCACAGACCCTGGCACACCCGAGATGGAAATCATCGTCAAAGAGGGGCAGGAAATTAAACAGTATGAGGCCTCCCAATCGAAGGGAGCGGGCAAAGGTCAACTGCTGGGACAGGCGTACCAGTTACCAGACGGGCGTGTGATCTATGTGCCTGCAGAGGGTGAGCCGACTGGTACCCCGTAG